Within Vanessa atalanta chromosome 11, ilVanAtal1.2, whole genome shotgun sequence, the genomic segment acttttaaatattatatgtcacACTGTAAGCGCAATAAATGTGTTTACTTACGACATTACTTTagaaacatctaaaaatatcagtgtttctctattatattgtgcatgtattatacatatacacctAAGAGGAAGGTTGCAATCAAATCAATCTATCCATTAAAAACCGCGtcaaaatctgttgtgtaaattttaaagattaagcatacatagggacagacagcggtgactttgttttatactatgtaattaagTCCCGAGATACCAGTTAGGCgataaatacattattgttttttaaaaaacaactcAAATTGCTATTTTATAATCAACTAAATATAGCTTTACAGAGCTATTGGCTATTTTAAGTCTCgtactactaataataatataaggctAGGTCTATTgttcatgattttattttttcaattagtcTTCTAGTAGCAATATTTGGAGTTGTACCCAGGTAGTAAGTATTGTAACactcaaattatttaatgaattatctaTTTATTCAGTACATAAGAcaagtacaatatttataattaattaaaaaatatcattactaataaaatattaaaaaaatattgattttcgcTAAAAACCCTGAATAACAACCCCAATAAGACGAAACGAAATGCTAACTTGTCAAGTTAATGTCAGAAATGtcatttgtcaaatatttttcgaaagtatttgttgttatttgacACGTCACTTGCacatgatacaaaaaaataattatgaattataaaatctaaaataacgactgttcattttcatataataagatttacaaatattaattcaatacattatttactgtaaatactaaaaaaatggaCGTAAGTCatgataactttaaaaaatatgtaattgatatattttttgggtAAACATTCATTATGTATGTGCCTTATTATTCCAGGAAAGTAATATTCCCATAGACATAAATATTGGCAAACTCCAGGACTGGTTAGTGAGTCGTCGTCATGTAAACAAGGAATGGCAGAAGAACATTATAGCTGtgagagaaaaaataaataatgccaTTCAAGACATGCCAGCCCATGAAGACATAGCCGCTCTCTTATCAGGCAGCTATATCAATTACTTTCACTGTctgaaaattatagaaatactCAAAGAGACAGAAGCGGACACCAAGAATTTATTTGGCAGGTATGGATCACAAAGAATGAAAGATTGGCAGGACATAATAAAGAGTTATGAGAAGGATAACTTGTATCTAGCCGAGGCGGCTCAAATGTTGGTCAGAAATATAAACTATGAAATTCCTGGATTTAAAAAGCAAATAGCTAAAGAGGAACAGATGCAGGCAGTAAGTTTTGACATCaatgttgtataatttttataaatgtaattgtaatcaaaatatcaattttactattaaatcaaGAGCCAGCTAatgttacatacattataaGGCAGgcatatagattataaaaattaagtttccTGATTGGCAAAGAGCTTATTCATTGCGTCTTGGTAATGGATAGTTTTTTTAGGTATTTAACAATGGTAAATAAATGGTAATAAAGTGGAATGCCACTTGGTTGttcctttattttattgaaaaaaggatttattttaatatttcaaatatgagTTTTTGCTCTAGAGAATTATTAGATCtcattcaataattaataaattgtatttttttttttaaaaacactgcatataatatttgttgttgaAATTTGCATATTGCCTtcgaatatttttcattaaaaactgttacatattattttctcaataaaatCTAAACATTCCTGTACTCaaccaaaatatttgaaataaattatttttctgtttatttcacaatatatagcaatatttatttatttataaataaagaatgtatataatatagtataatttaataaatgtaagaaTTAACTAGCATCAATTAACAAtttaactgtaaaaaaattCCAAAAATGCATTACTTtccatataaaatgtttactgaaaataaaacaaatatgtatcaaaataatctatgagataaaaattataattgattccagaggttttattttaattaatgacaaGACTAAAAAGGTGTTTGTCTGTGTGTAGGTTTCACATATATATAGGCAGTATATGTGAAAATTTGTCTAAACTAAATTGATGATCTTGGTAAATTCTTTTGAGTGTTTTTACttacaacataatttttttttcaggagtGTGATAAAAAACATGCtgattacttaaaaaatgaaGCATCaagtaaaaatgaatttttaatgcTTTGCAAACAGCTTGGTATCAAGGGAGACAAAATAAAAAGGGAACTGGTTGACAGGTTACAAGAATTGCCAGTAATATATGACAAGGTTGGTTCTTTAAAGTTTAGACTTACAATTATAATGTTTGGTTCAATGGGGTACTTAGATGGTTGTAAAGTATCAATCaccttaaaaaaatctatagaagatcattttaaaactaatgCCTATTGCAATGGTAGGAGTAGGAAAGACAAATGAAAATCTTTGAATGATCTGTGTTGTGTGGATTCATGAAATATCAACAAAGTTGTTACATGAAGTTTTGGTGGTTGTTGTTTATTCCATGATTAGGTTGTTGGTTACATGAAGTTGTTTTGgtggtaaaattaaagtggacatAAGCAGTTAAGTGGAATAGGGATTTGCTATAAATAGAtacatactaatttatttatctaaaacagTGTGTAGTTTATAATATAGCAGATCCATAagcaaattatacatatatctgtTGTACTTTCATTGGAGTAGGCTATAATTTGTATTGCGAGAAAAGTTATTTGTATTAACAAAGATCACAAGTCAAGTTTTAGcctttataacatttttgttttatatacagaTAGGCAAGTCACTCAAGCCTTTACAGCCAGCCATAGAATTATACTCTGCATTTACGAAATATATCCTCGGCGAGCAAGCGTCAGAAGTTCTACCTCTACTCAAGTATGTTGTTGAACATGGTAACACTACTGTGTATGAATGGAGTTACGGCGAGCCGCCGTTGAGCGTGGAGCCGGATCCAGTGCATATAGAGTTGGAGAAAGATGATGCAGCTGGTGATCAGGTCTGTAATTATTAATCAACTTTTGTGTTAAatctaatgtttttatatattgctgttttgcaatataaatattgattggTATACCTTTCAACGGTACATTTTTCGTTGGTCTATTAACTAGcttgtaaattaaatcataaggTTCAAAAACACAcatgaacaattaaaaaaaaatccagacTTGAAATACATTTGCTTACACTCTTAGAAAGAGGTGGAGCACTATCGTTCAATATGTGTTAATCTGCGTTGCCAGTACATCAAGTATTTGGTCATAAGACACTGTTCATCTGAATATGTATGAAGTGCTTAATACAATAAAGTTTGAATACTTGGATGTATGATGCTCAATCATGGTCAATTTATTAAGAAGACTGCATGATTGGAATATTTTTCttagtgatatttaaaaaaagaacattaaaatgttaatgttaccAGCTGAAAAATAATGGTGCAGTATGTTTAGATTTAAGTTATTTCATAAATTCTATTTTCAGATTGATTTTGGAGAAAGCACAATAGATTTTGGTGCAGAGGATACTTCTGCTGATATCGACTTTGGTGATGGAGACGCCGGTGGAGAGATCGACTGGGGTAATATTGACGTGGCTCCTGCTGAAGTTGTGAGTAAATAACTTATAcaggataatatattttttattaaaacgtggcttttttatgatgtaggtagaCAGATGGACAAATGGACctcctggtggtaagtggtcgtcatcgcccataaacattggcgctgtaaaaagtattaagcgccactaaccttgggaactatgatgttatataTCTTAAGCCTGTAGttactcactcatcctttaaagtggaacacaacaatactaagtatggctgtttggtggtagaacatcaaataagtgggtggtaccccagacaaacttgcacaaagccctaccacctagtcATCTGACTACAATACAAACTTAGGTTATACTACGGAAGTAAACATGAAAAATACGCTAAACGTGTTTTATTATCCTTAGGATGTATCAGCAGATGTAGCAGCGATATCGTTAGACGAATCAGGCATTGTCGTGGAAGAGCAGGGGGTGGGGGGCGGTGTAGCGCGGGGCAGGGACGCCTTGACCTTGCTAGACAATACGCCCACCAGGAACCAGTTCATTGATCAGCTCGTGGAGGTATAATTAATATCAGTTATGTCATATTTTTGGGTCGAATGCTGGAAATTTTTTAACAgttgcataaaattaataatgaacttctatttagttattttcataGAAAGCAAAAGTTctcttgatatttttaaacagtctgttttgtttttagaCCCGTTTTGTAAGGGTTGATTCGAAAGGAAATGATGCGATGCGATTtgagttttgataaaaaataatatttcaaataatttatgtttttgcgtaatTAGTAagtaattctaattaaattgtattgttacctgcgccaaaggtgttttcgacattttatttccttaaaagATTTAAGATCGTGGGTTTAAAGTTAGAGTCTTTATGACTTGGCTTGTTAGTTTCGATTGCGTAAAAGGAGCTAATGCTTGAAAATGACCTAATGAGTATTCGATTTATTTCTTTAGCAAATAATATTCATCTTAATACGTCAAGGCGATACAACAGCCAACAAGACGAGGCGAACTTCGAAATCGCTTCCTAAACATCGTCCTTTCAATTCCAATAATTAGAGTTGAATTAAAGCTTGTTATACAtagattttagtatttaaatatactatgttaCTAAAATATGATTCCCATACATTCCCAGCTGGAATCATTTCTGAAGATGCGTCTCTACGAAACGAACGCCGCCAACGAGAGCCAGACGTTCTCGCTGATCGAGCAGCTGCCCACCGAGAGCGAGGCCGCGCTGGCCGCCATGCTGGCCGCCGTGCaggccgccgccgccgccgtcaCCGCCACGGAGATCTCGCACCTGCACAACGTCAAACATTCGCCCAGGTCTGTATGCTATACGTGGCAAGGAGCAGGACGCTCACCTGAGGGGAAGTGACTACCAAATGAAATGTGTACCAGTCTTTGTCATTGACTGCCGTTGTTTAAATTCGACGACCGAGTCACCTCGTGTCAATAGGAACGAACTCGCAGCCCCTCGCTCTGTGGCTGAAGATTAATGCTCGAATTATGTAAGATTAGACAATAAAGTTGTGATCGATCGctactattatttttgtctcttTGAGTTGAGACACTATGGGTATTTTTAttctagaataaatatttttatacggaAGCGAATTCTGTCTCTTTGTGAAAAACCGAGTGACGGGCGCAACGTCGCCACGTAAATCGGCAGGACAGAAGTATAAGTATCCCGTCACAGGTACGTGGACGTGCTGACGGCGCAGCTGCAGCAGAAGCTGTCGCTGTGCGCCAAGCTGGGCGCGCTGGCGACGCGCGCGGCGGAGCGGCGCGGCGCCGCGAGCGAGCGCGCCGCCGCGCTGCGCCCCGCGCTCGCGCTGCTGCTCGCGCGCACGCAGGAGCTGCAGGCCGACGTGAGCACGCTGCACTTGCACATGAAGTATTTAGAGTCCGACCGAAACGCGTTTCCGGCCGAAACCGAATTTCGGCTTCGGTCTTAGTTTCGGCCGAAAACGAAAACGAAACTTCCATATCATACTTATAAATTCCATATAAACTAGACAAAATAGAGAGCACCGGACACGTCTAAACCCTACGTGAAACTTTTCGAACTCAGTTTCAGTTCGGACCGTAGTTTCGGCTGGATGGCAGCCAACCAAAACTCGTATTTTTGCTAAATTGAGCCGAAACCGAAACCGAAAGATCACTACACTAGTAGTATTATGTAGATAGAGTTGTATATAATCGAAAAACTGTCAATTAAACTAACTTTAATTTAGTCGGTCTGAAGTTGCGGCAAGTTACGACATGTAGGTTGAATTGTAgggtcataataaataaataaataattattttctaagtcctttttgtacttaatttttttttgtttttttagatCCAAAGTGAGatatcgaaaaaatataaaggaagACCGGTCAACGTCATCGGCGGCGTGAAGTTCTTGTAAATATAGCAACAACGTATGAAAGGAAAATCCATAGCGACggaaacatacatatatttttttaatgttggctacttgtaattaaactttataatacaaATCTTTTGACTATTAGCaagtttttaattcatatcttGAGACTGTAAACGTTTTTTGTAATGGTTAatcaattctattttcaaagatGTCAAAGCTTAAGTCTTATACATTTCTTATACAGTattattcgaaataatattCCTTAAAGTAATTGATACGTTCACGTTCATTTATAccctattccaaccataacggGAAAAAAGCCAAATGAACCAcattgacagcaaattgacgcgatatcattggtcgagagcttgattaatctatgatattcactatggatttgcgaaaaaaatgacgttttgaacgtcgacgaaactgttactggaattttggaagtaaaattaaagtggaaattaGTAGCTAAGAGTAATCGtgttgtatcataaataaagatataataatcataaactcttagtagtgcacaacatagctgagttataagcaaatcgcatgaaatagtaaggtttgtttatcttttttcctacttccattggaataggctatagagaGACAAAGAAACTAAGACATGCCATCCTGGTGCTAATACCTAACTGTCTGCTGCTAGAAGCTTAAATCcactttaaataataagcttTTCTAGTTTATTATTACTGGATGACGTTATCTTGAGTTCTTGCGGTTACACCTGCACATGCACAGTAAAGCAAGTTAATACGCGTTCTGTTTTCCCTCATCCTTTTAATAGTCTTCTTCCCGAGGTACTCTAGTGCACACTCGTTAATCTTCCCTCCTTGCTGCTGAGAAGGTAAACGCAATAACTTTACTGTATCCAATAAATTTACAGACCAATGAGGCAAAAACTGTCAAGTATTAAAGTCAAAACATAGAGGAGGAAGGATGAAGGAgtttggcaaaaaaaaaaaacctttcatATCATTTATTAGCCGTAATAATAATATgggtagtaaaaaaaatatgggtaGTAGTTATAATGTggatagtagtagtagtattcaTGAGAACCGTCAGCCACTTCAAAGCAGATGTACTTTCCAGATTTGTCTTTCTTCCGTCTTGAGGTTATACATCCTTTTGGTAGTGCTGCGACGCTAATTACGTCAAGAAGAAGAAGAACTAACAAAAACATCACTATTGATCTATATGGGATTCGTGATGACATCTGTAAAAATTATAGGTGGATTACCAATTAAAACAAGACGTACTtggtcttgtttttttttttttaaataaaacatgacaACAGTACAAGTACAGGGTTGTCGCAGTTGGAACTAAATTGCCAGTGAGTTGCTGGACTTAAGGTCTAAGGTCTTTAAACAGTTTTTAGAATTGATATTGTTAAGCGTCTGTTGCATCactttttgaataaaacattgaacGATTGAACATTACCCGGCCGCTGCGACTtgttcgattttttattttgatattacatcCCAACAACATCACGTAGCTGTCGCGTATCGATGCGGTTAATAGCGATCTAGTCTCTGGGTTccaattttcaacatttttacaCTCAATAAAAACCAAAACACTTCTATCTCTCATCTCTCGTCTCTGTCCTacgtctatataataaataagtataaacaaaatgtattccatacgatttgctaatagctaaaacatttaaaataaatattatagcaataaTTTGCTCTGCTGaaagttcttgattaatgtttttttatttacaaaacgacACTATTAAACTGAGCTACTTATGTagatccactttaattttacttccaaaattccgttTCGTCGACATTCTAAACGCCATTTCTTCGCAAAgccataatgaatataatagataatttgGAATATCCTATAGAATGAACGATTCCTCCTCCCGCAGGCGCGGCTGATGTTTTTCGCAAACTGGCAAACATGTTCGAGAGGTTTTGATTGACCACGTCACGGCCATGTCTCTTATTTATGTTTACGAACAAAGTTTTGTTCAAATAAGGGCGCAGCGGACCCAGCTTGAGAATATCGAACTGCTTAAACAAATTGGTATCAATTGATAAAAAGTAGGTACTAAAATTATCTATATCTAATGAACAGTGAGAATTTCATTGTTCATTCAGTCTCATAGACTACGTAAGAGTAGGATTTATGGGGGAGAActctatatttttagtatatattgtaatgattacttaaataatataataacaataagtgataataatatagattttttttacggAAAAATAATCCTTATCATACATACAACAGAACAAGTAGCTACTTGCATCTAAGCGTGTAAGCAGTCAGTTCTTCAAAGACGGGCGTAGCTAGTATTACTGGGTTTAGGGTCGAAGGTTCTAATGAGCCATAGTAATACTggcaatagttaaaaaatatcttagtgGTGCATTGActcaaggaatggttaatatattttaaagtaccaATCTCCATGAGTGGACCATTGGATGATTAGAAGGCCTTTATACTTctcatttgtataataaaaacaatagtatTGTTGAACACAAGCTGCGTGACGAAGTGAACAAGAAAGCGACGTCACAGGTCAGGCGAAGTGGCGTGAAGAGACATCCATTTGGGTTGTCACGGTGGtaaaaattggtaaaaaaaattgtattgtaaacaGTACttgatgaatttcataatattttttgtataggtATTACGAAAACTTAGTTAAAAAACttctgtcaatatttattttaaattttttagtaaaCAGTCGATTATAAGTATAACAGAATAATCTAAACTCACTTTACAATTGTAATCCTCTGTGAAACCTAATACAGACGCTAGatcttttagatttaatttgattcaaGGAACATTCGGTTTTATATCCGTCTAAGCATCTTTAAAgtgaaaattaattgatttcacGACCGACATAACGCGTGACATTCGGTTGCTTATTGCGCAAATTACTTTACAGTCATGTGGTAGCACTTGACTTTAAAATTACTAGCGTACAACTCGCGTAATTATTAGATAAGATTTTATGACAGCAATAACgtaaaaaaactgaaataaatataccgAAATGTAGGCACTAATCATAGGCATTATacgaataagtaaaaatatatcgaattaaaatatatttatgacatagGTAGGTTGACGAgtaactgatggtaagtcacctcTGCCCATAGACTAtgacgccgtaagaaatattaatagtaatgagccaccgaccttgggaactaagataagatgtccaccacgctgctccaatgcggattggtggaatacacatgtggcagaatttcgttgaaattagacacatgcaggtttcctcacgatgttttccttcacgttTTTCGAGTTTTCAcgaaaagaattataaacacaaattaagcacataaaaattcagtggtgcctgcctgggtttgaacccgaaatcatcggttaagatgcacgcgttttaaccattCATGGTTCTATAACCATTTTCATTATGATATAACAATGAATTTAGACCAGATGAAAAGATAAAACCAATTTCATACCGATGATACAGATCAGTCGTGcgtttatcattataaatataaattatttccgccagacataattttttttattcattacatcaattattgttattggACTTGGAGTATCCAGGTTTGAATCTTAGATAAGGAGGACTACTAAAAATACAACCTAAATAAAATGGTTTTTGTACCACTTTATAATTAAGAACCTATCAGATCAAGCGATCTTTGAGTTGCTTAATCCGGCACTGAGCTGGGTGGTAGAGATTTGTGTAAGCTGGGTAGGTACAGTATACCCATCAGATTGTTTgtcaccaaacagtaatactttacACAAGGGAGCAATTAAAGTACatcatatcttagttcccaaggtcggtggttcattactattaatattttttacagcgcctatGTATATGGACGGCGGTGATCAGTCATCTTTAGGTGACATATTTGCAGGTCCATATACTTAGTCAAAACGGAGTTTACTTTACTCGGAGTTTCTCTGCGAGATCGAATCAGAAATGAGGAGATCCGCAGAAGAACTAAGGTCACCGACATAGCCCGAAGAATTGCCACacttaagtggcagtgggcggggcacattgctcgaagaaccgatggccgatgaccggaagacgcagcgtgggtaggccccccacaaggtggtccgacgacctggtgaagatcgcgggaagccgctggttgcgggctgcacaagaccggtcgttgtggcgatctttgggggaggcctatgtccagcagtggacgtccttcggctgacatgatgatgatgatgatgatacttAGTcacatatgacataaaaaaactcataatatatgaTGTTAAAGgagttatgtctcttgtgcttgtagtgacaccggctcactcattcttcaaaaaGGAATTCAGCAACattaggtattgctgtttggcaatagaatatgtgatgagcgGGTACTTCGCAGATGGTCTTGCACAAGGCAAAAATGAAGTATatagtatcaaatatataatgtattaatttctataagacatgtgaaaaataaataaataaaaaataatatattttatttcgtttattgtatattgattattataatataaaaaatcttattaccaaaataaaataaaaaagcagttTTGATTTACAGCTAACGTATtacttatgttaattatttacaatattatattatatttacacgaAGAGGTAACaagatactttttattaaaatgtaattaattacgtcacaatatttatttatagatacattaaaaggcaaattaaataattactaaagaaATCTAAAACTAATCGGTAACTTCTTGATTGCgtgtcattaaaattatttatattattaggttaacttattaattaagaaaatgatatgatattactataatttaaaccCTATAGCActtaggaataatgtagctttctaccagcgAATCATTTCTTACCATTGGATGTGGAAAcactatatataaacaaacaatatgtactttttttaatattagtacaatAAAAGTGAAATCACTAAGATTTTACGGCTAAATGAGGTATATTTACAGCTAGCTTTGTCCTTAACCTTAGTATGTGCTGGAATGATGAACGCTTATAACATTCAAATCAAATGTTATAAGCGTAAGTTCGCACGCATACTGTACGCCGCATGGGCATGGGAGgtacatattttacttatatttgttgCAAGAGAGTGTCAACTGGACTTGGACAGTAAGTAGTAAAGCGTCAAATGTATTTCATTGTTCGTATGGAAAGACTTTTCTTAAAACAATTCAAGGACACTCAGTCTTTTTCGTCAATGAATATTCCTATAAACACTACaattaaagtgaaaaaataaagcGCGTGGAACGAATACTGACAACGAATCACACCGAGAAAAttctaaacattaataaaaatatctaaaattactTACAAAGTATGGTTATCACAAATAcactgttttttattaaatctttttatgaCTGCTTACTCTTAATTGTGGATTAAGAATGTCTTATGCTAGTAGTGGTTTTAAAGCTCCATAAGCCATTTTTATCCTAGAATAAATCggcaaataatagttttaattggcGAAGAACATACCTAATTCCAAATGGCTATCTGAAcatcaatatattttgaagCAGCCTCAACGGATCAGATCTACAGAACGCTCTACCACGGGGACATGAATACCTCCGGACACACATAGCGAATCGTCTATCACATTCGCATAACCTGGCTGAGCAACTATTCCCGACCTGGCGACGTGACTGGTAGTTCTCTAGAGCGCAGTGGGGCTGCCTGTTGAAGCACTTCCAGTAGTAAGGCTGAAAGTAAACCGTGTTGACCGGACAGTAGATGTTCTCGTAGCACTCGTCGTGTAGTCTGCAG encodes:
- the LOC125067432 gene encoding CDK5 regulatory subunit-associated protein 3 — translated: MDESNIPIDINIGKLQDWLVSRRHVNKEWQKNIIAVREKINNAIQDMPAHEDIAALLSGSYINYFHCLKIIEILKETEADTKNLFGRYGSQRMKDWQDIIKSYEKDNLYLAEAAQMLVRNINYEIPGFKKQIAKEEQMQAECDKKHADYLKNEASSKNEFLMLCKQLGIKGDKIKRELVDRLQELPVIYDKIGKSLKPLQPAIELYSAFTKYILGEQASEVLPLLKYVVEHGNTTVYEWSYGEPPLSVEPDPVHIELEKDDAAGDQIDFGESTIDFGAEDTSADIDFGDGDAGGEIDWGNIDVAPAEVDVSADVAAISLDESGIVVEEQGVGGGVARGRDALTLLDNTPTRNQFIDQLVELESFLKMRLYETNAANESQTFSLIEQLPTESEAALAAMLAAVQAAAAAVTATEISHLHNVKHSPRYVDVLTAQLQQKLSLCAKLGALATRAAERRGAASERAAALRPALALLLARTQELQADIQSEISKKYKGRPVNVIGGVKFL